The following nucleotide sequence is from Candidatus Abawacabacteria bacterium.
TTCTAAATAAGCTATCTACTGTCAATCATAATAGCTGATCTCTAATATTGACCGCCAATATCTCATGCTACAGTAGGCACAATTAGTTTTATCTATGAAAAAACTGTTTAGCTGGCTCGCAACTTTTCTTTTCATCATCAGCCTAGCTCCGCAATCAGCAGCAGCTCTGTTCCCAGACCTTTCTTCCGATCATCCCAATTATACCGCCATTGCTTTTCTCCGCGATCGCAATGTAATTAATGGTTATCCGGATGGTTTGTATCGTCCAGGGAATGCTGTGACTCGGGGTGAAATACTGAAAATTTTAATGCGGGCAGCAGGTTATACTAGTTTGGCGCCAGTGAGCAGCAATCCATTTCCAGATGTATCTCACGATCACGCTTTTGCTGTTTATATCCAAGCCGCTGCTCAGTTAGGGATCATTCGGGGCTATGATGACGGTTTATTTCGAATGGACAGAACGGTCAGCCGTATCGAAGCTCTCAAGATGCTACTCTTGGCAAATAATATTAATACAAATACTTTACCTAGGGGTGCCAGCTATTCTGATATTGCCCTAGATACTTGGTATGCTCCCTATGCTCGTTATGCGTTAGATCATGGATTAGTAGATGCTTTCTCAGGTAATACTCTTCGCCGTGATGAATTATTGAATAGAGGACTTGTAGCAGAAATGGTTTATCGTTTTTACCGTGATCGGCCAGACCTTTTACCACAGAGTCCTACGCCAACTCCTAGCCCAACTTCCGCACAAACTCCAACCCCTAGTCCAACTCCCGTACAAACTCCAACCCCAGCGGTAACAACATCACCAACCGTCTCATCAGCACCCACACCATCG
It contains:
- a CDS encoding S-layer homology domain-containing protein translates to MKKLFSWLATFLFIISLAPQSAAALFPDLSSDHPNYTAIAFLRDRNVINGYPDGLYRPGNAVTRGEILKILMRAAGYTSLAPVSSNPFPDVSHDHAFAVYIQAAAQLGIIRGYDDGLFRMDRTVSRIEALKMLLLANNINTNTLPRGASYSDIALDTWYAPYARYALDHGLVDAFSGNTLRRDELLNRGLVAEMVYRFYRDRPDLLPQSPTPTPSPTSAQTPTPSPTPVQTPTPAVTTSPTVSSAPTPSATPTPEPTPSSAPSPEPTPTPTPTETPSSTPTPVTYTPSTRARIDDASAHFVCHPGSIDYSARVVLVPGTLDDYSRIDVNYYWWFGDGTRSVDLVYSYYHTAYDGTLEGRTITLPTYNYSSGYPGFLSGSVRIALANWPDSVWTVDTMPPTDPNVCP